A segment of the Parasphingopyxis algicola genome:
GCCCAGCACGCAGCCGGTGACGCGCAGCGTGCCGTTGCGGTTGAGGCGCAGGCGGGCGTTGTAGCTGCGGCCGTTTTCGGGGTCGTATATCTGGCCGTGCCGGTACTGGCCGCCGTCGCGGCTAAAGCCCGTCAATACGCGCACGCCTTCGATCGGGCGGTCGCGCAGATTGGGGTCGGGATTGTTGACGTCGCGCTGGCCTTCTTCGACGTCGACGAGGATGCGTGCGATGCGTCCGCAGATATCCGATCCGCAAGGGCCGATGGCGATGATCGCGCGATTGTCCTCGGTCAGCCAGTTGCCGGTGATGCTCGATTGCGCCGAAGCGGGCGCGGCGGAGACCGCCATCATCGCTACGCATAGTCCGGCAAGACGCGAAAAGAGTTTCATCAGCATCTCCAAGGGCTTGAATCGACAGCCGCTGAATCGCGCCTAGCCTGTTTCGCTTTCCTGCACTAGTGCCGGGACTTTGCACGGCGGATGAACGGAAGGGACGAGCATGCGCGAAGACGAGTGGGTAATCGGCGTGGTCGGCGGATCGGGGCTGTATGCGATGGACGCGCTCGAAAACGCCCAGTCGATCCGGGTCGAGAGCCCCTGGGGGGATGCGTCGGACGAACTCATACTCGGCGAGATCGCGGGCAAGCGGTTCGTCTTTCTGCCGCGTCACGGCAAGGGTCACCGGATCGGGCCGAGCCAGCTCAATTCGCGCGCCAATATCGATGTGCTGAAACGCGCGGGCTGCACCGACCTGCTGTCGCTCTCGGCTTGCGGCTCGCTGCGGGAGGAGCTGGCACCCGGCGATTTCGTCATCGTCGACCAGTTCATCGATCGCACTTTCGCCCGCGAGAAGAGCTTTTTCGGCTCCGGTCTCGTCGCCCATGTCTCGATGGCCGATCCGGTCTGCCCGAGCCTGTCGGATCGCGCCGAGGCGGCGGCGAAGGCGGCGGGCGCGCCTGTCCATCGCGGCGCGACCTATCTCGCCATGGAAGGCCCGCAATTCTCCTCGCGCGCCGAAAGCGAGCTCTACCGCCAATGGGGGTGCGACGTGATCGGGATGACCGCGATGCCCGAGGCCAAGCTCGCCCGCGAGGCCGAGCTGCCCTACGCGCTCGTAGCGATGGTCACCGACTATGACTGCTGGCGCGACGATGTCGCCGAGGTCGAGGTCCACGATATTCTCGCAACGCTCAGGGCCAATGCCGACATGGCGGCGCGGACCGTGGTCGAGTTCGCCAGGGCGCTGCCCGACACGCGCGCCGCCAACCCGCTCGATACGGTGCTCGATATGGCGATCATTACCGATCTCGCGGTTGCCGATCGGGCGCTGATGGCGAAGCTGGACGCGGTGGCGGGACGGGTGTTGGCTTCGCGCGGGATCTGATTGTCAGACTCGACCTGTCGGTCGAGCGCCGCACCAGCCCTCTCCCCCTCCCGGCCTCCCACTCGGTATACTCTATGGGAGGCCGGGAGGGGGAGAGGGCTGGTGCGGCGATTTCGCGCTAGCGAAATTCTGACAAACTAGGCTGAACAGCTCGCCCCGCCCAGCACGCAGAAGCGCGCGCAATGCGGGTGGTTGAGCGCGACGTCGCGGCTCGCTTCGGCGAGCGTCTCGCCCATCTGGAAATCCGCGCCATAGGGCAGCAGCGTGCAGGCCGTGACCATCGGCCGCTCGGCGCCCTTGTGCTTGACCACCATCCGGCTCGATGCACACATCACGCTTTTCGGATCGACGTCGAGAATGCCCCAGCAGGCGGTCGTGATTTCGGGGACGTCGGCGCTCGCGTCCATTTCCGGGAAGAGAACGAGCCGGGCGGGATCGCCGGCGTCGACCCGGATGCCGGTTTCGGCGAACAGCGCGGCATAGCCCCGCCGCGCCATCGCATCGTCCTCATGCGCCAGGTGCCGGCCGGCGACCGCGATCGAGAAGCCGTTGTCGGACAGCCATCGCAGCCCGGCCATGCCCTTGTCCCAACTGCCGGCGCCGCGCTCTGCCTCGTGCGCGGCCTGGCTGTGGTGATCGAGGCTGACCCGGAACGTCATCCGGTCGCCATAACGCGCGTTGAGATCGAGCAGCGCGCCCTCGAACCGCCACATCGGACGCATCGCGTTGGTCAGCACCAGCACCTCGAAGCCGCGCGCCAAGGAGCTTTCGAGCATCGGCACCATGTCCGGGTTCATGAAAGGCTCGCCGCCGGTAAAGCCGATCTCGCGCGTGCCGAGCCCGTCCCGTTCGATCTCGTCGAGATAGGCATCGACTTCCGTAAGGGTCAGATAGACGAGCGCGTCGTTGGTCGGCGAGCTTTCGATGTAACAGCTCTTGCAGGCGAGGTTGCAGAGCGTCCCGGTGTTGAACCAGAGCGTTTCAAGCCTCGCCAGCGCGACATGGGCGCGCGGCTCGCCCTTGGCCGTTATTGCCGGATCGCGGAATTTGGCCGGATCGAGCGGCGCGGCATCGGCGATTTCGAACGGCGAGGGGCCGGGAAGGGGCTTGGTGGCGATAGGACTTCTCCGAGCGATTGTACCTTGCGAATATCAGATAATGTCTGGGTGAGATTCATCGTCATGCTGAAACAAGTTCAGGGTGACGGGTTTGTATGTGAGATAGAATCTGCATTTCAAAGGAGATACTTCGCGCGGAACTGCGCCCAGCGTTTGGCGGTATTGCCGAAGATCGTCGGCTCCCAGACCGCAAAGCCGGCCTGTTTGGAAATGTCAGACCGTGTCGGATAGGGGACGATGGCGCCGCCGATCGCAAAGGCGTTCGCCTTGCCGCCGATCGCGAGGCTCCAGGGGAGCAGCAGCTCTCCGGCATGCGGGCCGACGACCGTTGCGCCCAATATCGTCTTGCCTTTGCGGATGATCTTCAGGAACCCGTGCGCGTCATTCTCGGCGCGCGCGCGGTCATTGTCGTCGAAGCCCTGCTTTGTGATCTCGACCTTGTTTCCATATTTGTCGCGCGCCTGCGTCTCGGTCATCCCGACATGGCCGAGCTCGGGATCGCTATAGGTCACCCAGGGCAGGGCCTTGTAGTCGGCTTTGCTGGGCAGGCCGAGCGCGACCTGCAGCACGACGAGCGAGCCCTCGTAACCCGAGGCATGGGTGAAGCGCGGCCCGACCCTGCAATCGCCGATGGCATAGACCTTCTTGTTCGACGTCCGGCGGCGTGCATCGACCTCGATGCCGCGCGGGCTCCACTCGATTCCCGCATTTTCGAGACCGAAACCGGCGAAATCGCAGGTGCGGCCCGTGGCGACGAGGAGGTGGCTGGCCTCCACCGGGTCGCCATTGTCGGTTTCGATGCGAATACCGCCGCCGACCCGGCTGACCTTGGTGGCATTGGTGTCTTCGCGGATATCGACGCCCTCGGCGCGGAACCGGTCGACGACGATGGCTGCGGCTTCGGGATCGTCCTTGTCCATCACCTTGCCGCGCTGGATCACCGTCACCTGGCTGCCGAGCCGCCGGAAGCTCTGCGCCATTTCGCACCCGATCGGTCCGCCGCCCATGATGGCGAGATGGCGCGGGCGTTCGGCCAGTCCGAAGATCGTCTCGTTGGTCAGATAGGGAACGGTTTCGATACCCTCGACCGGCGGGATAAAGGGCTTCGATCCGATGGCGAGGCAGATGCGCGGCGCCTTCAGGGTCCGGCCGTTTACCTCGATCGTCGAGCCGTCGATCATCTTGGCCGTGCCGCGGATCACCTCGACGCCGAATTCCTCTTCGAACCGTTCCTGCGAATCGTCGACGGCGATCCTGTCGATCGCGGCCTGGACATGGTCGTGGACGGCCTTGAAATCGATCGCCGGTTCGACATCGGCGATCCCGTATTTGGCATTCTCGCGCATCTCCTGCGCGCGCCGAGCGGCCGTGATCAGCGCCTTGGACGGGACGCAGCCGGTATTCAGGCAGTCGCCGCCCATCGGTCCTTTCTCTATGAGCGCGACCTTGAGGCCGAACTGGGCGCAGCCGCCCGCGGCGGTCAGTCCCGCCGAACCGGCGCCGATAACGATCAGATCATGTGTCCGCTTCATGATGCCTCTTCCCTTGCTGTTTGCGCCCCGATGCCGCGCCCGATGCCGCGACGCATCGACCGGGCTTTTCGGGAAGCCGCCGATAAAGGTTACAACAGCGGTGCATTTGTGTAACCGCGTGGTGCGGGGGTCCGGATTGGTTACCAATACCGCTGAGGCGTCAAAATGGCGAACATATCGGACAGAAATGCATGCCGGGAGCAGTCATTCTGTTTTCAAGTGGATTTCTGTTCGAGATGGAAGCCAGTTTGTCGTCCCTTCGGGATTTGACCGATTTGGCCCATTGTGTCGTTGGGAAGGCTTGAAATATATCGATATTCCATCGCCTTCCAGCCTTGCACTGAGCCAAATCGCCTCAAACCTCGGCGGCATTGGTAACCAATCCCGACCCCAATCCGAAGCTCTCCTCAACAGACATCCCGCCGGAGACCAGCGTGAATATCGAGAATAGCCGCGACTATTATGGGCAGGTGCTGCAGGGCTCGGCCGACCTCAAGACCGACGCCTGCTGCACGGTCGAGGCGCCCGCGCCCGAGATCCGTTCGGCGCTGGCCCATGTCCATCCCGATGTGAGAGCGCGCTATTACGGTTGCGGGTTGATCGCGCCCGAGGCGGCGCACGGCATGCGCATCCTCGATCTCGGCAGCGGATCGGGGCAGGACGCCTATCTGCTCGCCCAGCTCGCCGGCGCCGAAGGCAGCGTGGTCGGGGTCGATGCGACGCCGGAGCAGCTCGCCGTCGCGCGCGGCCATCTCGACTGGCATGCCGAGCGGTTCGGCTATCGCAATGTCGAATTCCTCGAGGGCGATATCGAGCAGCTCGATGCGCTCGATCTGGAACCCGCGAGCTTCGACCTGATCGTCTCCAACTGCGTGATCAACCTCGTCGCCGACAAGGCCAAGGTGTTCCGCGACGCGCATGCGCTGCTGAAGCCCGGCGGCGAATTCTATTTCTCCGACGTCTATGCCGAACGGCGCGTGCCCGAGGCGCTGCTCTCCGATCCCGTGCTGCACGGCGAGTGCCTGTCCGGCGCGCTCTATTGGGGCGATTTCGACCGGCTCGCCAGAGAGGCCGGTTTCCGCGATCCGCGCCTGGTGACCGACCGGCCGCTGGCGATCGGCGATCCGGCGGTTGCGGAGAAAGTGGACGGCATCCGCTTCTTCTCGGCCACCTATCGCCTGTTCGGGCTCGACGGGCTCGAACCGGCCTGCGAGGATTACGGCCAGGCGGTCCGCTACAGGGGCACGATCCCCGGGCATGAGCGCGCGCTGACCCTCGATGCCCATCACGTCATCGAAAAGGGGCGGATGTTCGCGGTGTGCGGCAATAGCTGGCGGATGCTCGCCGAGACTCGCTTTGCCGAACATTTCGAATTTTTCGGCGATTTCTCGACCCATTACGGCATCTTTCCCGGGTGCGGCGAGCTGATGCCGTTCAGCGCTGCGCCGGCGGGCGAAGCCGTTTCGGGCTGCTGCTGACTTGACCTGCTTCCTGGTGACCGGAGCCGCCGGCCTGCTCGGCGGCGAGATTTGCGCCGCACTGGCCCGGCGGGGCCATGGCGTGATCGGCCTCGTCCGCAAGAACCGCATATTGATGCACGGCAAGGGACGGCGCTTGCCGACCGCGGACTGGACCGGCGCCGCGCCGGGACCGGGCGAAGTGCTGCTCGTCGAGGGCGATGTCCGCGACCCGCAACTGG
Coding sequences within it:
- a CDS encoding DUF2147 domain-containing protein, with protein sequence MKLFSRLAGLCVAMMAVSAAPASAQSSITGNWLTEDNRAIIAIGPCGSDICGRIARILVDVEEGQRDVNNPDPNLRDRPIEGVRVLTGFSRDGGQYRHGQIYDPENGRSYNARLRLNRNGTLRVTGCVLGGIICQSQTWTRR
- a CDS encoding S-methyl-5'-thioadenosine phosphorylase; amino-acid sequence: MREDEWVIGVVGGSGLYAMDALENAQSIRVESPWGDASDELILGEIAGKRFVFLPRHGKGHRIGPSQLNSRANIDVLKRAGCTDLLSLSACGSLREELAPGDFVIVDQFIDRTFAREKSFFGSGLVAHVSMADPVCPSLSDRAEAAAKAAGAPVHRGATYLAMEGPQFSSRAESELYRQWGCDVIGMTAMPEAKLAREAELPYALVAMVTDYDCWRDDVAEVEVHDILATLRANADMAARTVVEFARALPDTRAANPLDTVLDMAIITDLAVADRALMAKLDAVAGRVLASRGI
- a CDS encoding radical SAM protein; the encoded protein is MARRSPIATKPLPGPSPFEIADAAPLDPAKFRDPAITAKGEPRAHVALARLETLWFNTGTLCNLACKSCYIESSPTNDALVYLTLTEVDAYLDEIERDGLGTREIGFTGGEPFMNPDMVPMLESSLARGFEVLVLTNAMRPMWRFEGALLDLNARYGDRMTFRVSLDHHSQAAHEAERGAGSWDKGMAGLRWLSDNGFSIAVAGRHLAHEDDAMARRGYAALFAETGIRVDAGDPARLVLFPEMDASADVPEITTACWGILDVDPKSVMCASSRMVVKHKGAERPMVTACTLLPYGADFQMGETLAEASRDVALNHPHCARFCVLGGASCSA
- a CDS encoding dihydrolipoyl dehydrogenase family protein encodes the protein MKRTHDLIVIGAGSAGLTAAGGCAQFGLKVALIEKGPMGGDCLNTGCVPSKALITAARRAQEMRENAKYGIADVEPAIDFKAVHDHVQAAIDRIAVDDSQERFEEEFGVEVIRGTAKMIDGSTIEVNGRTLKAPRICLAIGSKPFIPPVEGIETVPYLTNETIFGLAERPRHLAIMGGGPIGCEMAQSFRRLGSQVTVIQRGKVMDKDDPEAAAIVVDRFRAEGVDIREDTNATKVSRVGGGIRIETDNGDPVEASHLLVATGRTCDFAGFGLENAGIEWSPRGIEVDARRRTSNKKVYAIGDCRVGPRFTHASGYEGSLVVLQVALGLPSKADYKALPWVTYSDPELGHVGMTETQARDKYGNKVEITKQGFDDNDRARAENDAHGFLKIIRKGKTILGATVVGPHAGELLLPWSLAIGGKANAFAIGGAIVPYPTRSDISKQAGFAVWEPTIFGNTAKRWAQFRAKYLL
- a CDS encoding methyltransferase domain-containing protein, whose translation is MNIENSRDYYGQVLQGSADLKTDACCTVEAPAPEIRSALAHVHPDVRARYYGCGLIAPEAAHGMRILDLGSGSGQDAYLLAQLAGAEGSVVGVDATPEQLAVARGHLDWHAERFGYRNVEFLEGDIEQLDALDLEPASFDLIVSNCVINLVADKAKVFRDAHALLKPGGEFYFSDVYAERRVPEALLSDPVLHGECLSGALYWGDFDRLAREAGFRDPRLVTDRPLAIGDPAVAEKVDGIRFFSATYRLFGLDGLEPACEDYGQAVRYRGTIPGHERALTLDAHHVIEKGRMFAVCGNSWRMLAETRFAEHFEFFGDFSTHYGIFPGCGELMPFSAAPAGEAVSGCC